One stretch of Archangium lipolyticum DNA includes these proteins:
- a CDS encoding choice-of-anchor D domain-containing protein: MSRRWDLWVLAVLVVLTGCADRDRPVIADGRLTATPGGVDFQRVAVFDGREAEVVLRNVGRARINVDEAWVEGPAGAWQVAFTHEGPHTLVPGSECTLKVRFAPSESGPLPGTLVVRSDAKREPLIRIPLQGAGVDAWARVSPRQLDFGRIEAESSKTLNVTVINPTDMEVEVTPKVLGADRDEFSAATVSLGPGEQREVPITFSPGRVGRKQVALAVSPCRGCSDVAVQVAAESLDRAVVAEPPELDFGSIPVDKDSFRLARLHNISTEPMTVTALTLAGTDASFSHGAPGLPLVLAPGEVRSWEMRYSPGHMGPAENKASFRVESKRNPTTDVPLRGFGGAAELCVSPLTHDFGRKPLGSKTAVVVNVKNCGASNGGPLTLYGLEFHSLDGHPDTDVQFNVTPQQLPHRLLPGEEVNLKVFYEPMRAGAAAGRLLMTTDVYSGNTTEIDFTGTAQEHAPCTLDITPVALDFGTVAPGKGAVLGVKVANNGGDLCAVKNMRLRDNGGGVFTMPGGELDGLVMYPGDWFSFMVAFSAPATGGDFSGVLQLEPANPTHPLVLVPLTAHSQNACLVPSPRFVDYGVARPDCPMVPREVNYLNACRAPVTVAGVNIGPGTTDGEFVLNDTPGTPFTLAPGDAFTVEVGYLAQVNGLNLSPLFVASSDLPAPLLVPLIGESSKNVEKTDAFVQQDGSKVDVLFVVDNTASMVEEQPRIVSAMPAFADAALAKGVDLHVAVTTTGIDSATNACPGGARGGEAGRFFPVDNSGPRILTHNTPDLAGVLRKNVDVGQCAAVEQGFEAVRRALSEPLVNGADDPRTPEPNDGNRGFLRDEAALVVVFMGDEDDHSPDSVDTYVRFLQGRKGANQPQRMTIYAIAPTASGCPTSGGAGTRYAEAAARTGGEVLSVCTPDYAPLLRAVANKAFSAQDRFPLSEAPDAGSLVVRVNGSQVTTGWTYDGATNSVVFSTAPSPGAKVEIRYRRACGG; this comes from the coding sequence ATGAGCAGGCGCTGGGACCTGTGGGTCCTCGCAGTGCTGGTGGTGTTGACCGGGTGTGCTGATCGCGACCGCCCGGTCATCGCCGACGGCAGGTTGACGGCGACGCCAGGGGGAGTGGATTTCCAACGGGTGGCGGTCTTCGACGGGCGCGAAGCGGAGGTGGTGCTGCGCAATGTCGGCCGGGCCCGCATCAACGTGGACGAGGCCTGGGTGGAGGGACCGGCCGGAGCCTGGCAGGTGGCCTTCACCCACGAGGGCCCGCACACGCTGGTGCCAGGAAGCGAGTGCACGCTGAAGGTGCGCTTCGCTCCGTCCGAGTCCGGGCCGCTGCCCGGGACGCTGGTGGTGCGCTCGGACGCGAAGCGGGAGCCGCTCATCCGCATTCCGCTGCAGGGCGCGGGCGTGGACGCGTGGGCGCGTGTGTCGCCGCGGCAGCTGGACTTCGGGCGCATCGAGGCCGAGTCCAGCAAGACGCTGAACGTCACCGTCATCAACCCCACGGACATGGAGGTGGAGGTGACGCCGAAGGTGCTGGGGGCGGATCGCGACGAGTTCTCCGCGGCGACGGTGTCGCTGGGGCCGGGGGAGCAGCGCGAGGTGCCCATCACCTTCTCGCCGGGGCGGGTGGGGCGCAAGCAGGTGGCGCTGGCGGTGTCGCCGTGCCGGGGCTGCTCGGACGTGGCGGTGCAGGTGGCGGCCGAGTCGCTGGACAGGGCGGTGGTGGCCGAGCCGCCCGAGCTCGACTTCGGCTCCATCCCGGTGGACAAGGACAGCTTCCGGCTGGCGCGTCTGCACAACATCAGCACCGAGCCCATGACGGTGACGGCGCTCACCCTGGCGGGCACGGATGCCTCCTTCAGTCACGGGGCCCCGGGCCTTCCGCTGGTGCTGGCGCCCGGCGAGGTGCGCTCGTGGGAGATGCGCTACAGCCCGGGCCACATGGGGCCGGCCGAGAACAAGGCCTCCTTCCGCGTGGAGAGCAAGCGCAACCCCACCACGGACGTGCCACTGCGCGGCTTCGGCGGCGCGGCGGAGCTGTGCGTGTCGCCGCTCACCCATGACTTCGGACGCAAGCCGCTCGGCTCGAAGACGGCGGTGGTCGTCAACGTGAAGAACTGTGGCGCCTCGAACGGAGGCCCGCTCACCCTCTACGGACTCGAGTTCCACTCCCTGGACGGGCACCCGGACACGGACGTGCAGTTCAACGTCACGCCGCAGCAACTGCCCCACCGGCTGCTGCCGGGCGAGGAAGTGAACCTCAAGGTCTTCTACGAGCCCATGCGGGCCGGGGCCGCGGCGGGCCGGCTGCTGATGACCACGGACGTGTACTCGGGCAACACCACGGAGATCGACTTCACGGGCACCGCGCAGGAGCACGCGCCGTGCACGCTGGACATCACCCCCGTGGCGCTGGACTTCGGCACGGTGGCGCCCGGGAAGGGCGCGGTGCTGGGCGTCAAGGTGGCCAACAATGGAGGGGATCTCTGCGCGGTGAAGAACATGCGCCTGCGCGACAACGGGGGCGGGGTGTTCACCATGCCCGGTGGCGAGCTGGACGGGCTCGTCATGTACCCGGGCGACTGGTTCAGCTTCATGGTGGCCTTCTCCGCGCCCGCGACGGGGGGCGACTTCTCGGGCGTGTTGCAGCTCGAGCCCGCCAACCCCACCCACCCGCTGGTGCTGGTGCCGTTGACGGCCCACTCGCAGAACGCGTGCCTGGTGCCCTCGCCGCGCTTCGTGGACTACGGCGTCGCGCGTCCGGACTGCCCGATGGTTCCGCGCGAGGTGAACTACCTCAACGCCTGCCGGGCTCCGGTGACGGTGGCGGGCGTGAACATCGGGCCGGGCACCACGGATGGCGAGTTCGTGCTCAACGACACGCCGGGCACGCCCTTCACTCTCGCGCCGGGTGACGCCTTCACCGTGGAGGTGGGCTACCTGGCCCAGGTGAACGGGTTGAACCTGTCGCCGCTCTTCGTGGCGTCGTCGGATCTGCCCGCGCCGCTGCTCGTCCCGCTCATCGGCGAGTCCTCCAAGAACGTGGAGAAGACGGACGCCTTCGTCCAGCAGGACGGCTCCAAGGTGGACGTCCTCTTCGTGGTGGACAACACCGCGTCCATGGTGGAGGAGCAGCCGCGCATCGTCTCGGCCATGCCCGCCTTCGCCGACGCGGCACTGGCCAAGGGCGTGGACCTGCACGTGGCCGTCACCACCACCGGCATCGACTCCGCCACCAACGCCTGCCCTGGTGGGGCGCGCGGGGGCGAGGCGGGCCGCTTCTTCCCGGTGGACAACAGCGGGCCGCGCATCCTCACCCACAACACGCCGGACCTGGCGGGGGTGCTGCGCAAGAACGTGGACGTGGGCCAGTGCGCCGCGGTGGAGCAGGGCTTCGAGGCCGTGCGCCGCGCCCTGTCGGAGCCGTTGGTGAACGGCGCGGATGACCCGCGCACGCCGGAGCCGAACGACGGCAACCGGGGCTTCCTGCGCGACGAGGCGGCGTTGGTGGTCGTCTTCATGGGCGACGAGGACGACCACTCGCCCGACAGCGTGGACACCTACGTACGCTTCCTCCAGGGGCGCAAGGGCGCGAACCAGCCGCAGCGCATGACCATCTACGCCATCGCGCCCACGGCCTCGGGCTGCCCCACCTCGGGCGGCGCCGGCACGCGCTACGCGGAGGCCGCGGCCCGCACCGGCGGTGAGGTGCTCTCCGTGTGCACCCCCGACTACGCGCCCCTGCTGCGCGCCGTGGCCAACAAGGCCTTCTCCGCCCAGGACCGGTTTCCCCTGAGCGAGGCTCCGGACGCGGGCAGCCTGGTGGTGCGCGTGAATGGTTCGCAGGTGACCACGGGTTGGACATATGACGGCGCCACCAACAGCGTCGTCTTCTCCACGGCCCCCTCTCCGGGTGCGAAGGTGGAGATCCGTTACCGCCGCGCCTGCGGCGGTTGA
- a CDS encoding serine/threonine protein kinase, producing the protein MSIETYGNYQLIKRLAMGGMAQIYLARQRGPEGFEKLLVVKRILPHLAENEDFVRMFLDEARIAARLNHPNIVQIFNLGAQDDSFFIAMEYIHGEDLRRVWKRAERSGQLIPVPLVCRVIIEACAGLDYAHKKTDANNKPLGIVHRDISPQNILVTFEGRVKVVDFGIAKAADQATVTRSGVLKGKYSYMSPEQAAGQKLDRRSDIFALGVVLYELLTGTRLFKRPSDMSTLQAVAECKILPPSQVNSRVPAHLDPIVMKALTREPADRYSEAVQLQLALEDWLVAHQLPSSSAHVAAFMQDLYAARLAEEARLGDVLVEEAEILSGGYKAVEKSGAETMAAPRSREEASARNGDDPARTQPLESSDQFGTGRLPARASRSESRGSSERKALEPRRTVDIRRAPAPEPGEEPPRSTPSEKPAVRSSRAKQPAVPPRRKSRRLAVVGVVAGVVVGLGLGAWWALSSAPAPETRPATAQRPVEPAPSPREAPKPAVAASVTLTLRTKPEQVTLTVDGKPLEKGQGVVSATPGQELSLLAEAPRHRPLSKTVRVGEGPTQEVVLELEPLAEAPREEHKPEPVRSTVAAVERPSSQETRRGSVRFAVTPWAEVACGGRNLGTTPLPDVQLPAGVYECKFSNPEMGTRTQRVEVKPNTHTRVLVKF; encoded by the coding sequence GTGTCGATCGAAACCTACGGCAACTACCAGCTCATCAAGCGGCTCGCCATGGGCGGCATGGCGCAGATCTATCTCGCGCGCCAGCGGGGGCCCGAGGGCTTCGAGAAGCTGCTGGTCGTCAAGCGCATCCTCCCGCACCTGGCGGAGAACGAGGACTTCGTCCGGATGTTCCTGGACGAGGCGCGCATCGCCGCCCGGCTCAACCACCCCAACATCGTCCAGATCTTCAACCTGGGGGCGCAGGACGACAGCTTCTTCATCGCCATGGAGTACATCCATGGTGAGGATTTGCGGCGGGTGTGGAAGCGCGCCGAGCGCAGCGGGCAGCTCATCCCGGTGCCGCTGGTGTGCCGCGTCATCATCGAGGCCTGTGCCGGCCTGGACTACGCGCACAAGAAGACGGACGCCAACAACAAGCCGCTGGGCATCGTCCACCGGGACATCTCCCCGCAGAACATCCTGGTGACGTTCGAGGGGCGGGTGAAGGTGGTGGACTTCGGCATCGCCAAGGCGGCGGACCAGGCCACCGTCACGCGCTCGGGGGTGCTCAAGGGCAAGTACTCGTACATGTCGCCGGAGCAGGCGGCGGGGCAGAAGCTGGACCGCCGCAGCGACATCTTCGCCCTGGGCGTGGTGCTCTACGAGCTGCTCACCGGCACGCGCCTCTTCAAGCGCCCGAGCGACATGTCCACGCTTCAGGCGGTGGCCGAGTGCAAGATCCTGCCGCCCTCCCAGGTGAACTCGCGCGTCCCGGCGCACCTGGATCCCATCGTCATGAAGGCGCTGACGCGGGAGCCGGCGGACCGGTACTCGGAGGCGGTGCAGCTACAGCTCGCGTTGGAGGACTGGCTCGTCGCCCACCAGCTGCCGTCGTCCTCGGCGCATGTGGCGGCCTTCATGCAGGACCTCTACGCGGCGAGGCTGGCCGAGGAGGCCCGGCTGGGCGACGTGCTGGTGGAGGAGGCCGAGATCCTCTCGGGAGGCTACAAGGCGGTCGAGAAGTCCGGCGCCGAGACGATGGCGGCGCCACGCTCGCGGGAGGAGGCGAGCGCGCGCAACGGGGACGATCCCGCCCGGACCCAGCCCCTGGAGTCCTCGGACCAGTTCGGGACGGGGCGCCTACCGGCCCGGGCTTCCCGGAGCGAGTCGCGCGGCTCCTCGGAGCGCAAGGCGCTGGAGCCCCGGCGCACCGTGGACATCCGCCGGGCCCCGGCCCCCGAGCCCGGGGAGGAGCCGCCGCGCTCCACTCCCTCCGAGAAGCCAGCGGTGCGCTCGAGCCGGGCGAAGCAGCCGGCCGTGCCTCCACGCCGGAAGTCGAGACGGCTCGCCGTGGTGGGAGTGGTGGCGGGGGTGGTGGTGGGTCTGGGCCTGGGCGCCTGGTGGGCCCTGAGCTCCGCGCCCGCCCCGGAGACCCGGCCCGCGACGGCGCAGCGCCCGGTGGAGCCAGCTCCGTCTCCGCGCGAGGCGCCGAAGCCGGCCGTGGCCGCGTCCGTGACGCTCACCCTGCGGACGAAGCCCGAGCAGGTGACCCTGACGGTGGATGGCAAGCCGCTCGAGAAGGGCCAGGGGGTGGTGTCGGCCACGCCTGGACAGGAGCTGAGCCTTCTGGCGGAGGCACCACGTCACCGCCCGCTCTCCAAGACGGTGCGGGTGGGGGAGGGGCCCACGCAGGAGGTGGTGCTGGAGCTCGAGCCCCTGGCCGAGGCTCCCCGCGAGGAGCACAAGCCGGAGCCCGTCCGGTCCACGGTGGCCGCGGTGGAGCGCCCGTCCTCGCAGGAGACGCGCCGGGGCTCGGTGCGCTTCGCGGTCACTCCGTGGGCCGAGGTGGCTTGCGGTGGGCGCAACCTGGGGACGACCCCGCTGCCGGATGTGCAACTGCCCGCCGGCGTGTACGAATGCAAGTTCTCGAACCCGGAGATGGGGACGCGCACCCAGCGGGTCGAGGTGAAGCCCAACACCCACACACGGGTGCTGGTGAAGTTCTAG